The DNA segment TGAACCACTCGACCAACGCCCTCTTCTTCGACAACATGGAGATCCCCGCCGGCAGCCTCGTGGGACAGGAGGGCAAGGGCTTCTCCTACATCCTCGACGGCATGAACGCCGAGCGCATCCTGGTCGCCTCGGACTCGCTCGGAGACGCGCGGTGGTTCATCGAGAAGGCCGTCGCCTACTCGAGCCAGCGCGTCATCTTCGGCAGGCCCATCGGCGCGAACCAGGGAGTCCAGTTCCCCATCGCCAAGGCGCACATGGCCATCGAGGCCGCCGATCTCATGCGCACCAAGGCGGCCAAGATGTTCGACGCCGGGATCCCGTGCGGGCCCGAGGCCAACATGGCCAAGTACCTCGCCTCCGAGGCGGCCATCGACGCCGGCAACGCCTGCATGGACTGCCACGGCGGCTACGCCTTCGCCGAGGAGTACGACATCGAGCGCAAGTTCCGGGAGTCGCGCCTCTACCGCGCGGCGCCGATCAACAACAACCTGATCATGGCCTACGTCGGGGAGCACGTCCTCGGCATGCCGCGCTCGTACTGAGGGGAACGGCGTGCTGGGGCCCCTTCTCGAGGGCAGCAGGATCCGGCTGGAGCCGCCGAGTCCGGAGCACATGGCCGCGTGGACTCGCTGGCGCGCCGACGTGCAGGTAACGCGCTACCTGACCTTCCGCACGCCGAGGACGCTCCAAGGACAGGCGGAGTCGCTCGAGGCGGCGGCCAAGGATCAGTTCGCGGTCTTCTGGTCCGTCATGATCAGCGAGAGCGGCCAGCACGTCGGCGGCGCGTCGCTCGAGAAGATCAATTGGCGGACCCGAAACGCCGAGAGCGCCCTCACGCTCGGCGAGACGTCGGCGTGGGGCAAGGGCTACGCGACGGCGGCGGGGGCGCTGCTGACGCGGTACGCGTTCCGGGAGCTCAACCTCGAAAAGGTCTGGGCGACCGTCATGGGCGACAACGCAAGCCGGAAGACGCTCGAGAAGCTCGGCTACCGCCAGTGCGGCCTCATGCGCCGCCACGGCTTCGTGGACGGGCGCTGGTACGATCAATGGATCGGCGAGATCCTGAGGGACGAGTGGGAAGCCCGCGAGGAGAACAAGCGATGAAGCTGCCCAAGCGCGTGACGGTTTGCGAGGTGGGGACGCGGGACGGGTTCCAGATCGAGCCCGACTTCATCCCGACCGAGCAGAAGATCGAGGTCGTCAATCTTCTGTCGGCCACGGGGATGCCGCGGATCGAGGTGACGTCGTTCGTCTCGCCCAAGGCCGTGCCGCAGCTCAAGGACGCCGAGGCGGTGATGGCGGGGATCACGCGGCGGCCGGGGACGCGCTACTCGGCGCTCGTGCCCAACGACAAGGGCGCCGTCCGCGCGGTCGACGCGGGCGTGGACGACATCCACACCGTGGTCTCGGCCAGCGAGAGCCACAACCTGGCCAACGTCAACATGTCCATCGCCGAGTCCATCGTCAAGCTCAAGGCGACGGCGGAGGTCGCGCACCGGGGCGCCAAGCCCGTCTACGCCGGCATCTCCTGCTCCTTCGGCTGCCCCTTCGAGGGCGAGGTGCCCGTGGCGCAGCTCGAGTCCGTGGTGTCGCGATTGGTGGACCTGGGAGCGAAGGGAATAGGCCTCGCCGACACCACGGGCATGGCCAATCCGGCTCAAGTCGTGCGCGTCCTCGAGCACCTGATGCCGCGCTTCCCCAAGGTCGAGTGGACCCTCCACACCCACGACACGCGCGCGATGGCGATCCCGAACATCCTGGCCGCCATGGAGATGGGCGTGAGCAACTTCGACGGCTCGATCGGCGGGCTCGGCGGCTGTCCCTTCGCCCCCGGTGCCTCGGGCAACGTCTGCACCGAGGACCTCGTCCACTGCCTCTGGGCCATGGGCGTCGAGACCGGCATCGACCTCGACGCGCTGGTCGGCGTCTCCAAGCGCGTCCAGGAGATCGTCGGACGCGCGCTGCCAGGACAGATCGTCAAGGCGGGCAAGTGGAGCCGGCGCTATCCCCTGCCCGACGGCGTCCAGTCGCGCCTGGCGGCCAAGTAGGTGGCGATGACCAAGCGCGCGCAGACGATGCTGCGGCTGATGGACCGGGCCGTGACCGAGTGGCACATCCCCGTTGTCGGCCGCGAGAAGGGGCGCGTGATCAAGGGGCTCCTCGCGAAGCACGCGCCCACGCGCGGCATCGAGATCGGCTCGCTCTTCGGCTACTCGGCGATCCTGATCGCGGGCAACATGCCGCGCGGCGGCAGGCTCACGTGCCTCGAGAACAACCCGTACCTCGCCAAATTCTGCCAGTCGAACGCCGACCACGCCGGGCTCAAGGGCCGCGTCAAGGTGGTCGTGGGCGACGCGCTCCGCGTGCTGCCGCTCCTGCGGGGCCCCGTCGACTTCATGCTGCTCGACGCGAAGAAGGAAGACTACCTGGACTACCTCAAGGCCGTCGAGCCGCGGCTCGTCAGGGGCGCGCTCATCATCGCGGACAATACCGGCATCTACCGCCGCGACGTAAAACCCTACCTGTCCCACGTGCGGGGCGGCGCTCCGTACACGAGCCGCGAATACGACTTCGGCTTCGACTGCATGGAAGTCTCCGTGTTCCGCGGGTAGCCCGGCATGTTCGGCGAGCGCCACGACCCCGAGTTC comes from the Candidatus Methylomirabilota bacterium genome and includes:
- a CDS encoding GNAT family protein, whose translation is MLGPLLEGSRIRLEPPSPEHMAAWTRWRADVQVTRYLTFRTPRTLQGQAESLEAAAKDQFAVFWSVMISESGQHVGGASLEKINWRTRNAESALTLGETSAWGKGYATAAGALLTRYAFRELNLEKVWATVMGDNASRKTLEKLGYRQCGLMRRHGFVDGRWYDQWIGEILRDEWEAREENKR
- a CDS encoding class I SAM-dependent methyltransferase, with the protein product MTKRAQTMLRLMDRAVTEWHIPVVGREKGRVIKGLLAKHAPTRGIEIGSLFGYSAILIAGNMPRGGRLTCLENNPYLAKFCQSNADHAGLKGRVKVVVGDALRVLPLLRGPVDFMLLDAKKEDYLDYLKAVEPRLVRGALIIADNTGIYRRDVKPYLSHVRGGAPYTSREYDFGFDCMEVSVFRG
- a CDS encoding acyl-CoA dehydrogenase family protein — protein: NHSTNALFFDNMEIPAGSLVGQEGKGFSYILDGMNAERILVASDSLGDARWFIEKAVAYSSQRVIFGRPIGANQGVQFPIAKAHMAIEAADLMRTKAAKMFDAGIPCGPEANMAKYLASEAAIDAGNACMDCHGGYAFAEEYDIERKFRESRLYRAAPINNNLIMAYVGEHVLGMPRSY
- a CDS encoding hydroxymethylglutaryl-CoA lyase — translated: MKLPKRVTVCEVGTRDGFQIEPDFIPTEQKIEVVNLLSATGMPRIEVTSFVSPKAVPQLKDAEAVMAGITRRPGTRYSALVPNDKGAVRAVDAGVDDIHTVVSASESHNLANVNMSIAESIVKLKATAEVAHRGAKPVYAGISCSFGCPFEGEVPVAQLESVVSRLVDLGAKGIGLADTTGMANPAQVVRVLEHLMPRFPKVEWTLHTHDTRAMAIPNILAAMEMGVSNFDGSIGGLGGCPFAPGASGNVCTEDLVHCLWAMGVETGIDLDALVGVSKRVQEIVGRALPGQIVKAGKWSRRYPLPDGVQSRLAAK